The following nucleotide sequence is from Cicer arietinum cultivar CDC Frontier isolate Library 1 chromosome 2, Cicar.CDCFrontier_v2.0, whole genome shotgun sequence.
CAAATTCATATTATTTggttaataattttgtaatagTTTTAGTGTTGATGAAATTTTTAGAAACCTTATTGATGTTAATTATAACCACTTTTCTATAAACATTTTGAAAGTTGTTGTTATAGTTATTTCTTTTAGAAGATTAATGTTATGATTTTTACGAGACATTTATGTGGAGGTTGTgttgatttataataataataataataataataataataataatgtgatTGTTTTAAAAGAATTTGTCTAAATCTTAATATAAACCCAAACTTTCTTTGAGGAGGAGTTAGCagttgaaagaaaaattaaatattaaatcaattattactTATTTGAATGTGTGAATCCAGTTGAAGGAGAGTTTTTGGCACATAATTCTATAAATACTTTTGGTaacggtaagggcatcactccattcGTTTTCCTACTTgatttatatgtgatataaatgtactgtgatgttatgtatttgttttgtttatgtgttattttcaaaatatgtgGTATATGAATTACAtgtttaaaaatgatattatgagattaaataatttgtgtattttgatTGGTATTAGATGATTATTCAATGTGATGACTTTATGTATAAACCATGTTGGTTTAGAAcaaggttgaatgattttggaTGCTCTGGTTGAGTGATTTACTTTGTTACTAACTAAAGTGATGACATTCATGCATGTATTGGTTGCCTGAACCTAGTCACGAGTGTGTGATGACAGTTTATTTCAAAGGCAACATGATTCAGAAAAGTAATCAATTGTGGGGTATTGGACATGAAACTCTGAAGAGCATTTGTCCAACGATGGGACATTGTCCAATGGTGGGTTTCTTTGCTCTACAGAATGGTGATATTCGGGAATCATGTATTGGCATATAGTCTAATAAAAGGATttgtgcattttggttgatttgtctttgttgacatatagtctaacaaataagatttgtgcattttggttgatttgtatcttttgtgctttgtgattttaactgttaaatgtagtatatgatttatttatatttttgctataacaactatatatgtaTGTTTATTCATTCCGTGTTTGTTATTAGAAGATGATCCTTACATTTGAGAGGACATCACATATATTGTTATTGAGCTAATAATGTCGCAAGTTAAACTAGTAGGAGAAATGCGAAGAAACTCAATAGCATGCAGTTAGAGACTCCGAAATACTTTTGTATTGGTATAATACTTATTCAGAGAGTTTTTCACAAGCTAAATTATAACCACTATTTATTTTTGGGTAGCAAAACGTCAAAAAAATTTGGTTTtaagagtttcttttgttttacatgttaaatttactttttgtaATTATCAAtaatgtaatttattatttttgaaaatacagttgaaaaaattatttgttgattttaaaataaatgaatatttaaattaatcttataaataaataaaaacaaatatatattacgTCTAAAATTTTGTTggttaatgtttaaaaaaacgtgatgttatgttataatttatttatattctaatttttatttttatagatagAAGATAAAAAGTGTAATGATAAATGAactttaatttgttttgaaaaaaaacaagGTGATATTTACTTTTCTCACTCTATACtcaaaaacccaaaaccctaaaaacAGAGAAACAGAAATTGGAAACAAATTGTGTTTCTCAGTGAAGCTATGGATTTGCAAGCGAACGATTTCGATCGCATTATGTTCTTCGAGCATGCACGTAAAACctctgaagctgaatacatcaAGAACCCTCTCGATGCTGATGTTCGTGTCCAATTTCcccaattttattctttttatttttatgttccttgattttttttctcattttttgtgGAACTATGAAAGTTTTAAGATTTTCTATTTGATGAATCGATTCATGATTGGTTGATTGAGTTTATTTAGGTTAGTGTTCagatcaatttatttttgttgttgttgatttttATGTTGAAAATCGTGAATAATTTGTTGGAATTTTTTAGTACATATATATGGATGAGTTGTTATGATGCAAATTTTGTGTGTAATTTTTGGTACATATGGAGTTGTTGTGTTGGAAATTTTGtgtataatttgatttttggaaatttttttgGTACACAGAGTTGAGTTGTTGTGCTGGAAATTGTGTGAAATTTTTGGTTCTTAAGCTTTTGAATCTCTGCAGAATTTGACAAGATGGGGTGGAGCGTTGTTAGAGTTGTCTcagtttcaaaattttcctgAGTCAAAGAAGATGACCCAAGGTGCGTATTCTCTATGATCTAGtttcttattttttgtttttatagtttGTTAGAAAACAAAAACTTAGAAATTCATGAATACGAGATAGCCAATTCATGAATCtcgtattaaattttaatatgttcATCAAGTAAAATTTGTATGGGCTCTCTTTCACTGTAAATATTAATGAATTTTGATATGGCTGCAGCTGCACCTATTTAATGGCTATGAGAGACATAGATAGACAATTTTCACAATTTTAGCATGACAGGATCTAGTTGAATCTGGAAACATAGTCACTGATGTATATAAATTGAAACAGTTTGATGAAAATTGAACGGTTCATATTTCGAGTTTGTATTTTGAGTCTGATTTACTCCGATTAGAATGTGAGTCGTCTGATATTGTATCTAATAGTTCTAATTTACTGATTGACTCGTCATATTTTGACTACTGCAAATTGGGTGGTTATGctttaatttttgattttaaacATTACTTTGTGTTTTGTGCATTTCTCACTTAAAACTTGATTTTGCAGAGGCTATTTCAAAGCTGGAGGAGGCTCTTTCTGTGGATCCCAACAAGCATGATGCTCTTTGGTGCCTCGGAAATGCTCTCACTTCACAGGCATTTTTAATCCCAGACCAGGAGGAGGCTAAAGTTCATTTTGACAAGGCAGCTGTGTACTTTCAACAAGCTGTTGATGAGGTACGTACAGCTGTAATTCAGGATAATTGAATGTATCATTACAGTGTGGGAAGTATTTTTCTTGATGACTTGTATAAATAATGTATAACAGAgtgattttgttttatatagGATCCTTCAAATGAACTTTACCGCAAATCATTGGAAGTGGCTGCTAAGGTATGTTCTATATAATGTAATGATTTTGTATCATATTGTCAACTGTCATGCTGTTTTAATGGCATTTCGTCATCTGTTGTGTTTGGAAGTTGTAATACCTCTGTAATATAGAAATGACTTTTGTAATTTGTTTGGTTTTGTCGTCATAtgctttttaatttcttttttgttataaaGGTTGAGGAAActaagattttttatttgtcatGCTGGTATCTAAATCCCCTGTTTATTATCTGCTTGTTTTTTCCTTGCAAAACTGATGAAAAACCATTGGACGTTCAATTGGTCTTCCTATTGAAGAGACCCCAACCTTGAAAATCTTATTTCTTCTTAAAAAGTGCACTTTTTCTTTCTTAAGTGGAGGGATTTGTATCACATTTGCACCTTTTGATCTTCCTCACTATTAAGAAACTGAACACTTATTCTTGTGTTCCCACTCTGTCGATTCTCTCTCTTGTTCCTTTTTGTATTTTTGACTACTTGGAGctgtttctttcaatttatttcttttggTTTTCTGTAATTTGGTCTTTTAGGAGGGTACATAATTTTTCATTCTCATGCATTCTTTCTTGCTACTTTATAATCTTTTACATTAAAGAAATCACTAATTTGTTCTTAAACTAGTTACTGGACCATTTTAATAACTAATACCTTTTTCTTAAGGCTCCTGAGCTACATGTAGAAATTCATAAGCATGGATTAGGTCAGCAGCAGCAGTCATTAGGGAATGCTGggccttcttcttcttcctctggtACAAAGGTAATAAGATTTTAAAGTGTCTGTTGTATATCTTTACCTTGATGTCATTATCTATTGGTTTTTAGTAGTAAATGCTGTTTTACAATGTTCTGTTAATATCTTTTTCCACCCATAGTGTGTTTTTAGTTGTTAATGAATTGTTTTTGCACCTACCCTTGGTAACATAAgttaaagtattatttttatatgtgcACTGTTCTCTGATTATGAACACGTTCAAGGAGTGTTCTTGCCATAGAATAATTTAGTCTTTTTgttcaaaattaatgtttttaaatgtTCAATTTTCTGccataaattcatttttttttattgtgacgATAGATGAACTTGGCGACTTTGGTGTTTTTGACACATTTATGGACACTGTTATTTCTTTCTGATAAATACAGATAGGCATGTTTCATTGGCACCACAAAAATCACATTATAGAGGAGATATGCTAATATGGATATAGAGACTTTAtatgttctttatttttaaattgtgttcGAATATCACCTAATTTATTTGGTTGATTTTCAgactcaaaagaaaaagaagaacaatGATCTGAAGTATGACATACTTGGATGGGTAATCCTGGCTGTTGGCATTGTTACATGGGTGGGGTTTGCTAAATCGAACCTGCCTCCACCTCCACCTCCGCCTCTACGATAGGTGAAGCCATTTCATTTGATTTGTTACATTGTTGGTTATTGAGAATCGCATCTGATTCGGGCCGccacttattattttgtttttgagcATTGTAATGTCTTTCACTGTGTAACCATTTACCTATCCATCATAAGCAGTTTTatcttattataataatatattataattgagTTTAGTAGTTACAAACGGTGTTTGGGTCTAGTTTGAAAGTAGAAGGAGCCAGTCCAACGTGGTGAATCAGACTAACAGTTTGCATTCCTGTTGGGGAGGGAGGTGCCAAAACTTACTGCTTGAATAGGACTGTCTGATAGAAAGGGGTCTATATTTTCACCCTAAAAATTAGGTTGAGTAATTGACATATTTGGTATGAAGAAACTTCCGATTCAcgtttaattataaaatatctttctgttttctatttttaaagattTGTATAGAAAACTGTTACACAAACTTTAAAAACTAACCACAATGAAAATAAGTTAATACTTTTTGCCATCTTTCAAAGTATATATAATCAAGTGATATGATGAGTATTTTTACTAGTCAGATGGAAGTAGCAAAACTTCTACCGCATTGCATGAATTATTTTGAGGGAATGATCTTTACGTTTGCAATTTCAAAATTGTTGTTATGGCAAAAATCCTAAGCAATAAGGTTTTGTTCAGATAAAGACTATAAATTAGAAACTAAAGAACAAGCATggtatttaatatatattcattCCTAGATAAATGTCTGTTAGTTGTAGTTGTAGTTGTTTGTTTCTCTAAATTCTGGACCTTATGTCTTTGCACATTTTTACGTCATTGAGAGATAAGTGCCTCTTCTCTAACAAGGTGGTTAAGTTGTAAACTAAACCTTTGAGATGGAAATATATTTACGATATTGGTATTTGATTGGTATGGAAATTGAGTTTAATTAATGTACATAAAATAGTTTTGAATAAGGAAAACATATTTTGGACTATAGTGCATGAGAGTTCATCCTTTAGTTATGCTAAAATACAAGTTTTTAGATTATATTAATGaagatgttatttttttttttagaaatggaGAAGGTTTCTACTCATGACACATTGGTGATTATCATAAATCTAAAtgtaaaattagaaaataaattctatAAAATAATCAGCTATCAGTATAACAAATTTGATTATTGCAATGGTGAGTATAGGCTGACATGAGAGAAATTTGGGCCAATTGTGATTGACTAACGATAAGTTCAAGAGATATTCTatttagaatgaaatataaataaaaattgtattagaaaagttaatgtatttggttaaaacataagtttactgtattaaatttttaaatttttttttttttgtttatattttattctagaATAGTATATTATATTGTAGTTTAGGCTGACATGAGAGAAATTTGGGCCTCGTTGACTAACAATAAGTTAAAGAGATATTCTATgtagaatgaaatataagtaaatattgtattggaaaaattgatttatcttgATTAAGAAATAAGTCtacatatatcaaatttttagatatcttttttacttatatttcattatataattataataaaaatttaaaattgatcattATTCCTATAACACTAACTATGGAGTATAATCATTATCTTGTATAAAAAGGGGAGTAAAGACGTAGATCTTGAAACTAAAGAACTATTTCAAACTAGTTCTCCACATTATTTTGATGAATTGGATTGGACTGATATTAATctggttaaaaaaaatgatcaaaTCTAAGTTAATTATGCAATTTGATAATTACATTCAGTCAAAATTGCAAGATTATATGAGTCAAATAATTGTAGTTTTTGTATTTCTATTTTTAGCTATTATTTAGATATCGCTCCCTTATTCTTCTATTGATAAAATCTTAAAATACAATACGAAGGAAATTGATGTTGATGCTAAAAGAGAAATCTATGATGATGTTGAAAGCGAAAGTAATGTTGAGGTTATAATTgtaaaatgttaatcaattttttttcttctctatttggcttttttttttactaacattGATGACattattcaattaatttcaagtggattttcaaatttatcagCTTATAGTTATATATCTCTATACATAGATCACGTAAATTTGACTCAAATAGTAAAAGGTTGCCAATTTATCGtgccttatttatttattatgaatttttctaTTAGActctttagaaaaaaaaattctacaaaTACTACTAGcgaaataattttacaattttgcATAATATTTTTGCAATTAGAAAAATTCTttcaaaatacaattaatatagAGAATTCGATTGAGGATCCATTTGTTAAagatttaaaaatagtaattttaacATTTCTTAGTTTAGAGATTATCtgttataattttgatttcaaataaaatagaaattattttgaatttttttaatgtaataaaaataactttttttcaaataattagttatcaaaaataatttttacaaaaagcattttaaaaaaaaataagtagtaAGAAATATCATACAGTCCTATAACTCTGACCAAATTCTATGTATTTACTAAGTTAAATTCTTAATTGAATTTCGAAAACAATGTTTATTTTCCTtcctattttataattttataaaggcGAGTGAATTTggattattttaattcaaatgcatctcaattatgtttaattttttttaatttattctttttaaagtTCTTTTTTCTTCGTTGGATCGAAAGTTTATATTGTATAGACAACGTAAGTAAACGTTTTCTTAAACATACAATTATTAGATATAAtgagatatattaaaattaacgaCTTATACACTTTTATTAAACGCCGTTAATCTTCGTGAGTTTTAATAACATATTTaacgattttaaatttatataaaattttacatgtaTAATTTATACGAGATAAACATtctattcaaaaaaaaaatattttaaaaaaaataaataaataaaagaattataGATGATTAACCAAGATTGGGAGAGATTGATATTGAAATGGT
It contains:
- the LOC101510534 gene encoding mitochondrial import receptor subunit TOM20-like, whose product is MDLQANDFDRIMFFEHARKTSEAEYIKNPLDADNLTRWGGALLELSQFQNFPESKKMTQEAISKLEEALSVDPNKHDALWCLGNALTSQAFLIPDQEEAKVHFDKAAVYFQQAVDEDPSNELYRKSLEVAAKAPELHVEIHKHGLGQQQQSLGNAGPSSSSSGTKTQKKKKNNDLKYDILGWVILAVGIVTWVGFAKSNLPPPPPPPLR